Proteins encoded together in one Streptomyces sp. NA04227 window:
- a CDS encoding S8 family peptidase gives MFLNSRPAGRRSALAVSLATVLAAGALLALPATGATASPADGAHPAAAGAVSGDSYVVLLKGGERTRAAATGKDLAERYGGTFRRGYDSAVNGFSAGNLSESEAHRLAADPAVETVVRNQNLHVTTVQKNPPSWGLDRIDQSAPQLDKKYAYPDSGGEGVTAYVLDTGVRISHHDFGGRASHGYDAIDGDTGADDGNGHGTHVAGTLAGTLHGVAKKTKIVAVRVLDDNGSGTTEQVVAGIDWVTAHHQGPSVASMSLGGGANEALDAAVRKSTAAGVTYGVAAGNSNSDASRFSPARVPEALTVASSTKTDARRSSSNFGPSVDLFAPGESIVSTWNTDDDATATLSGTSMATPHVVGAAALYLSGHPEATPAQVAEALSAGATEGAVSNPGAGTPNRLLKVVE, from the coding sequence GACGGCGCGCACCCGGCCGCGGCCGGGGCGGTCTCCGGGGACAGCTACGTCGTCCTGCTCAAGGGCGGTGAGCGCACCCGCGCCGCGGCCACCGGCAAGGACCTGGCCGAGCGGTACGGCGGTACCTTCCGGCGCGGCTACGACTCCGCCGTCAACGGCTTCTCCGCCGGGAACCTGAGCGAGTCCGAGGCCCACCGCCTCGCCGCCGACCCGGCCGTGGAGACGGTCGTCCGGAACCAGAACCTCCACGTCACCACCGTCCAGAAGAACCCGCCCTCCTGGGGCCTGGACCGGATCGACCAGAGCGCGCCGCAGCTCGACAAGAAGTACGCGTACCCGGACTCCGGGGGCGAGGGCGTCACCGCCTACGTCCTGGACACCGGGGTCCGGATCAGTCACCACGACTTCGGCGGGCGCGCCTCCCACGGGTACGACGCCATCGACGGCGACACCGGCGCCGACGACGGAAACGGCCACGGCACCCATGTCGCGGGCACCCTCGCGGGCACGCTGCACGGTGTCGCGAAGAAGACGAAGATCGTCGCGGTACGGGTCCTCGACGACAACGGCTCCGGCACCACCGAGCAGGTCGTGGCGGGCATCGACTGGGTCACCGCCCACCACCAGGGGCCCTCGGTCGCGAGCATGAGCCTCGGCGGCGGCGCCAACGAGGCACTGGACGCCGCGGTACGGAAGTCGACAGCCGCCGGTGTCACCTACGGAGTCGCCGCGGGCAACTCGAACTCCGACGCGAGCCGCTTCTCGCCCGCCCGCGTCCCGGAAGCCCTCACCGTGGCCTCCTCCACCAAGACCGACGCCCGCCGCTCCTCCTCCAACTTCGGCCCCTCGGTGGACCTTTTCGCCCCCGGCGAGTCGATCGTCTCCACCTGGAACACCGACGACGACGCCACCGCCACCCTCTCCGGTACGTCGATGGCCACCCCGCACGTCGTGGGCGCCGCCGCCCTCTACCTCTCCGGCCACCCCGAGGCCACCCCGGCCCAGGTCGCCGAGGCGCTGAGCGCGGGCGCCACGGAGGGAGCGGTGTCGAATCCGGGGGCGGGAACGCCGAATCGCTTGCTGAAGGTCGTCGAGTAG
- a CDS encoding MFS transporter, with translation MPLALLALAVGAFGIGTTEFVMMGLLPDVADDLGISIPAAGHLVSAYALGVVVGAPLLAGVTTRFTRRQVLVGLMVLFVAGNALSALAPGSGWLLAARFLSGLPHGAFFGVGAVVAVGLVPVERRARAVSLMFLGLTVANVVGVPLATLMGQHFGWRATFLAVAAIGLAAIAALLLLIPHDHARTRSTGLRHELAALGSLPVWLALGTTVAGFAALFAAYSYITPMLTGTAGFADSTVTVLLALFGVGATVGNLLGGRLADRAMRPTLFGGLLALAAVLAAFPLLMRTQWSAALAVTLLGAVAFTTSSPLQLMVMEKAQAAPSLASSANQAAFNLANAGGAWAGGLALAAGLGRTSPAVVGAGFALLGLGVATAAHLAEGRGGGTGTPLGGRLVAMSKARARGQRVGK, from the coding sequence ATGCCCTTGGCCCTGCTCGCTCTGGCCGTCGGCGCCTTCGGCATCGGTACCACCGAGTTCGTGATGATGGGCCTGCTGCCCGATGTCGCGGACGACCTCGGCATCTCGATCCCGGCCGCGGGGCATCTCGTCTCCGCCTACGCGCTCGGCGTGGTGGTCGGCGCCCCGCTGCTCGCCGGCGTGACCACCCGGTTCACCCGGCGGCAGGTGCTGGTCGGACTCATGGTGCTGTTCGTCGCGGGGAACGCGCTGTCGGCGCTCGCGCCCGGCAGCGGGTGGCTGCTCGCCGCCCGGTTCCTGAGCGGACTGCCGCACGGGGCCTTCTTCGGGGTCGGGGCGGTGGTCGCGGTCGGCCTGGTGCCCGTCGAGCGCCGGGCCCGCGCGGTCTCGCTGATGTTCCTGGGACTGACCGTGGCCAATGTGGTCGGGGTTCCGCTGGCCACGCTCATGGGACAGCACTTCGGCTGGCGTGCCACCTTCCTGGCCGTCGCCGCCATCGGCCTCGCCGCGATCGCCGCACTGCTGCTGCTCATCCCGCACGACCACGCCCGTACCCGGTCCACCGGACTGCGCCACGAACTCGCCGCCCTGGGGTCGCTGCCGGTCTGGCTGGCGCTCGGCACCACGGTCGCGGGCTTCGCCGCGCTGTTCGCCGCCTACAGCTACATCACGCCGATGCTCACCGGCACCGCCGGTTTCGCCGACTCCACGGTGACCGTGCTGCTCGCCCTGTTCGGGGTCGGCGCGACGGTGGGCAACCTGCTCGGCGGGCGGCTCGCCGACCGCGCCATGCGGCCCACCCTCTTCGGCGGACTGCTCGCGCTCGCCGCGGTCCTCGCCGCCTTCCCGCTCCTCATGCGGACGCAGTGGAGCGCGGCGCTCGCGGTGACGCTGCTCGGCGCGGTCGCCTTCACCACCAGCTCGCCGCTCCAGCTCATGGTCATGGAGAAGGCGCAGGCGGCGCCCTCGCTCGCCTCCTCGGCCAACCAGGCGGCGTTCAACCTGGCCAACGCGGGCGGCGCCTGGGCGGGCGGCCTGGCCCTGGCCGCCGGACTCGGCCGTACCTCACCCGCGGTCGTGGGCGCGGGCTTCGCGCTGCTCGGCCTGGGCGTCGCCACCGCCGCCCACCTGGCCGAGGGCCGAGGCGGCGGTACGGGCACCCCGCTGGGCGGTCGACTTGTCGCCATGTCGAAGGCGCGGGCGCGCGGGCAGCGCGTCGGGAAGTGA